One Nitrospirota bacterium DNA segment encodes these proteins:
- a CDS encoding magnesium chelatase domain-containing protein has translation MLAKVMSAALVGLDAHPIEVEVDIGGGLPQFSVVGLPDATVKESRDRVRAALKNTGFSFPVKKITVNLAPAGLKKEGSGLDLPIAVGILVAEEVLPAESVMGRTLVGELSLDGRVKPIAGALSISLACARNGALLLPADNAAEAAVVDGVTAYPVRTLPEAVEFLGGRCAIPPASVDRQVLFSERVNEEDDFADVVGQDHAKRALEVAAAGGHNLLTLWTQFQ, from the coding sequence ATGCTGGCCAAGGTCATGAGCGCCGCCCTCGTCGGTCTCGACGCGCACCCCATCGAGGTCGAGGTGGACATCGGCGGGGGACTGCCGCAGTTCTCGGTCGTGGGCCTCCCGGACGCCACGGTGAAGGAGAGCCGCGACCGGGTCCGCGCCGCGCTCAAGAATACGGGGTTCTCCTTCCCGGTGAAAAAGATCACGGTCAACCTGGCCCCGGCCGGGTTGAAGAAGGAAGGCTCGGGATTGGATCTGCCCATCGCCGTCGGCATCCTAGTCGCGGAAGAGGTGCTCCCGGCCGAGTCGGTGATGGGGCGGACGCTGGTCGGGGAGCTGTCGCTGGACGGAAGGGTGAAGCCGATTGCCGGCGCCCTGTCCATCAGCTTGGCCTGCGCGCGGAACGGGGCGCTTCTGCTGCCGGCCGACAATGCGGCAGAAGCAGCGGTGGTGGACGGAGTGACGGCCTACCCGGTGCGGACCCTGCCGGAAGCGGTCGAGTTTCTAGGGGGGCGGTGCGCGATTCCGCCGGCTTCCGTGGACCGGCAGGTTTTGTTCTCCGAGCGGGTGAACGAGGAGGACGACTTCGCCGATGTCGTGGGCCAGGACCATGCCAAGCGGGCGCTGGAGGTCGCGGCGGCCGGCGGCCACAACCTGCTCACGTTGTGGACACAATTCCAATAA
- a CDS encoding DUF6094 domain-containing protein — MARLASQAKMGFYPTPPLSLARVAAWVRPKARDRDEPYALLDPCCGEGQALKTIANQFHASQTWGIEPDVDRAMQASQILQTVVQGSIFDARINPLACMGLLWLNPPYDTEGRVRSEVTFLKHAHKWLVPGGVLVFIVPEAIIQDEQTARWIGRHYTRLKAFRLVTSEYPLFRQVVLFGLKRPAPVEPEAAEILPAGPYPHLDAPNLRVVPYEVPATHGPSTFQAGDTITDEDLSQDASKLQDDIAKLCATDRLEAGALSPLLPLRKGHLVALLTAGLLDGRVAGPHGDLVIKGYSSRVQHTREEPEEGKEITTDTYAVGIRVLDLAKGSWYDIR, encoded by the coding sequence ATGGCGCGACTGGCCTCGCAGGCCAAGATGGGGTTCTACCCGACCCCGCCGCTCAGCTTGGCCCGGGTCGCCGCATGGGTGCGGCCGAAAGCACGTGACCGCGACGAGCCTTACGCCTTGCTCGACCCCTGTTGCGGGGAAGGGCAGGCGTTGAAGACCATCGCAAATCAATTCCACGCGAGTCAGACCTGGGGAATCGAGCCGGATGTCGATCGGGCGATGCAGGCGAGCCAGATCCTGCAGACGGTTGTCCAAGGCTCGATCTTCGATGCCCGGATCAATCCGCTGGCGTGCATGGGATTGCTCTGGTTGAACCCACCGTACGATACCGAAGGTCGGGTGCGGTCGGAAGTCACCTTCTTGAAGCACGCCCATAAGTGGTTGGTTCCTGGCGGCGTCCTGGTGTTCATCGTGCCCGAGGCGATCATCCAGGATGAGCAGACCGCCCGATGGATCGGGCGGCATTACACCCGCCTGAAGGCCTTCCGGTTGGTCACCAGCGAATACCCGCTGTTTCGGCAGGTGGTGCTGTTCGGCCTCAAACGGCCGGCGCCCGTGGAGCCGGAAGCGGCGGAGATCCTGCCGGCCGGGCCGTATCCGCACCTGGACGCCCCCAATCTGCGGGTGGTCCCCTATGAGGTTCCGGCGACCCACGGACCCTCGACCTTTCAGGCGGGGGACACCATCACGGATGAGGATTTGAGCCAGGATGCGTCCAAACTGCAGGACGACATCGCGAAGCTCTGTGCAACCGATCGGCTGGAAGCTGGCGCCCTGTCGCCTCTGTTGCCGTTGCGCAAGGGGCATCTGGTGGCGTTGCTGACGGCCGGTCTCTTGGATGGCCGGGTCGCCGGGCCTCATGGAGATCTGGTCATCAAAGGCTACTCATCGCGTGTACAGCATACGCGGGAGGAGCCTGAGGAGGGCAAGGAAATCACCACGGACACCTACGCCGTGGGGATCCGTGTCCTCGACCTTGCCAAAGGGAGTTGGTATGACATCCGGTAA
- a CDS encoding DEAD/DEAH box helicase, which produces MAVQLKEFLETYADQLAETLEAKLTPLYNPEKPTGVDAYAQRLLGLKRQLFRVQAEVVKGMAKALYQAGRQRLFIVGEQGCGKTTLAHATVAVAPRPQRVLVVCPGHLVEKWLREARAIIPDVQTIDLSVQHVITMLDELRTIRTRPERHEVYVISKERLKLSYGWRPAAWKKGRYGGPHCPACGVRACSGDDLLVWSQLETKRRSCGICGEPLWQADPKIRRMAPVEYMKKRLKGFFDVMVLDEVHELKGGDTLQGQAMGGVLGLARRSLKLTGTLNGGYADDLFYLLFRTDPNRMKKDGFEHGQVSSFMERYGVIEIVKDLQDGDDHRYGRGRKKQVMVRKRPGVSPVVIGRHLLDKTVFIRLADVIDGLPPYEERVVTIAMNDEQRAEYAALERKLRQAVRTHGRRALGALLQSLLSYPDSCPLFGEEVKIRDRVGQAVETVTAPRIQMPAETLLPKERELLDLIAQERAEGRKSLIYVNFTESRDIRPRLKSIAEAAGHRVGVLDKSIAPKKREAWIADHQRDIDVLVTNPELVKTGLDLYAFPNIMFYQPGYNLFTLRQAARRSWRIGQSQPVKVTFLCYESTMQSIAIYLIAKKLEAALLVEGDLPEGLAEYGQSHASLIEEMGKALADGQRYSGAEAAWAEFRKKEIEAQLAIGQSADQLEQIIHRGPPEALGSLTQPNVTIKVSILSNKRRKTTTSVLEVTPEDLDSLAETHGALQFALF; this is translated from the coding sequence TTGGCCGTCCAGTTGAAGGAATTCCTCGAAACGTACGCGGATCAGCTGGCCGAGACGCTGGAAGCCAAGCTGACGCCGCTCTACAACCCCGAAAAACCTACCGGGGTGGACGCCTATGCCCAACGGCTGCTGGGCTTGAAACGCCAACTGTTTCGGGTGCAGGCGGAAGTGGTGAAAGGCATGGCCAAAGCACTCTATCAGGCCGGCCGTCAACGGCTGTTCATTGTCGGCGAGCAGGGCTGCGGAAAGACCACGCTCGCCCATGCCACGGTCGCGGTCGCGCCACGGCCGCAACGGGTGCTGGTGGTCTGTCCCGGGCACCTGGTCGAAAAGTGGCTGCGGGAAGCGCGAGCCATCATTCCCGACGTGCAGACGATCGACCTCTCAGTGCAGCACGTCATCACGATGCTGGATGAGCTGCGCACGATCCGCACGCGACCGGAGCGGCACGAGGTGTACGTGATCTCCAAGGAACGGCTCAAGCTCAGCTACGGGTGGCGACCCGCCGCCTGGAAGAAGGGACGATACGGGGGACCGCATTGTCCCGCCTGCGGGGTACGTGCCTGCTCCGGCGATGATCTCCTCGTCTGGAGTCAGCTGGAGACGAAGCGGCGGTCCTGCGGGATCTGCGGGGAGCCGCTCTGGCAGGCGGATCCCAAGATCCGGCGCATGGCGCCCGTCGAGTACATGAAGAAACGGCTCAAAGGGTTCTTCGACGTCATGGTGCTCGATGAGGTGCACGAGCTCAAAGGCGGCGACACCCTCCAAGGGCAGGCGATGGGCGGGGTGCTCGGCTTGGCCCGACGCAGCCTGAAGCTCACCGGCACGCTCAACGGCGGGTACGCGGATGACCTCTTTTACCTCCTCTTTCGCACCGACCCGAACCGGATGAAGAAGGATGGGTTTGAGCATGGGCAGGTCTCGTCCTTCATGGAGCGGTACGGGGTCATCGAGATCGTGAAGGATCTCCAAGACGGGGATGATCACCGATACGGACGGGGCCGCAAGAAACAGGTCATGGTGCGGAAACGTCCAGGGGTTTCCCCTGTGGTCATTGGCCGGCATCTCCTGGACAAGACCGTCTTTATCCGCCTGGCGGACGTGATCGACGGGCTCCCGCCCTACGAGGAGCGGGTCGTCACGATCGCCATGAATGACGAGCAACGAGCCGAATACGCCGCGTTGGAGCGCAAGCTCCGTCAGGCGGTTCGCACGCATGGTCGTCGCGCCTTGGGTGCCTTGCTCCAATCGCTGCTGTCCTATCCCGATTCCTGTCCCCTGTTCGGCGAAGAAGTCAAGATTCGGGACCGGGTCGGCCAAGCCGTCGAAACGGTCACGGCCCCGCGCATTCAGATGCCGGCCGAGACCCTGCTCCCGAAGGAGCGGGAACTACTGGACCTGATCGCGCAGGAACGAGCTGAGGGCCGGAAGTCGCTGATTTACGTGAACTTCACGGAATCCCGCGACATTCGACCGCGGCTCAAGTCGATCGCGGAAGCGGCCGGCCATCGAGTCGGGGTACTGGACAAGTCCATTGCGCCGAAAAAGCGGGAGGCCTGGATCGCCGACCATCAGCGCGACATTGATGTGTTGGTGACCAACCCCGAGCTCGTGAAGACGGGGCTGGATCTCTATGCCTTCCCCAACATCATGTTCTACCAGCCTGGGTATAACCTTTTCACGCTCCGGCAGGCGGCCCGGCGGTCGTGGCGGATCGGCCAGAGCCAACCGGTCAAAGTGACGTTCTTGTGCTATGAATCCACCATGCAGAGCATTGCGATCTACTTGATCGCCAAGAAGCTCGAGGCGGCCTTGCTGGTGGAAGGGGATCTCCCGGAAGGTCTCGCCGAATACGGCCAGAGCCATGCCTCGTTGATCGAGGAGATGGGGAAGGCTCTTGCTGACGGGCAACGGTATTCGGGGGCCGAAGCCGCCTGGGCGGAGTTCCGCAAGAAGGAGATCGAGGCGCAGCTGGCCATCGGACAGTCGGCCGATCAGCTCGAACAGATCATCCACCGCGGCCCGCCGGAGGCGTTGGGCAGCCTCACTCAGCCGAACGTCACGATCAAGGTCTCGATCCTATCCAACAAGCGCCGTAAGACCACGACATCCGTGCTGGAAGTGACGCCGGAGGATCTGGACTCGCTGGCGGAAACGCACGGAGCCCTCCAGTTCGCGCTGTTCTGA